In a single window of the Motilibacter peucedani genome:
- the recN gene encoding DNA repair protein RecN, with translation MLEEVRIRDLGVIGDAVLELGPGFTVLTGETGAGKTMVVTGLGLLLGGKADAGAVRTGAASALVEGRIVLPPGSAPLARAAEAGAELDDGALLVSRTVSGSRSRAFLGGRSVPAAVLAELADDLVAVHGQSDQHRLLRPARQREALDRYAGDAVAAPLADYASRWARLRQVEATLEELVTRRREREQEAELLRLGLERIEQVDPKPGEDLALREEDERLGNADELRISAATAHAALLGDPDAQGGPDAVALVDAARRALEAARAHDPALGALADRLAESTYLLSDLAADLAAYQSGVDADPRRLAAVQERRAVLSGLTRVYGATVDEVLEWSRRAAARLDRLEGADDEVQALQSERTRLRHELGALAGRLSRARTEAADRLATAITEELGALAMPRAQVQVAVRQHDDAEGLEVEGRTLAASASGVDEVELLLEANPGAAARPLGKGASGGELSRVMLALEVALAGADPVPTFVFDEVDAGVGGKAAVEIGRRLAALSRTAQVLVVTHLPQVAAHADRHLVVVKDDDGSVTRSGVTTLDEEGRVGELARMLAGQEESETARAHAVELLGSARSPAPARRRR, from the coding sequence GTGCTCGAAGAAGTCCGCATCCGCGACCTCGGGGTCATCGGCGACGCCGTGCTCGAGCTCGGCCCCGGGTTCACCGTCCTCACCGGCGAGACCGGCGCCGGCAAGACCATGGTCGTCACCGGGCTCGGCCTGCTGCTGGGCGGCAAGGCCGACGCCGGCGCGGTCCGCACCGGCGCCGCCTCCGCCCTGGTCGAGGGACGCATCGTGCTGCCGCCCGGCTCGGCCCCGCTGGCGCGCGCGGCGGAGGCCGGTGCCGAGCTCGACGACGGCGCGCTGCTGGTGTCGCGCACGGTGTCGGGCTCCCGCTCGCGCGCGTTCCTCGGCGGTCGCTCGGTGCCCGCGGCCGTGCTGGCCGAGCTCGCCGACGACCTGGTGGCGGTGCACGGCCAGTCCGACCAGCACCGGCTGCTGAGGCCCGCCCGGCAGCGCGAGGCCCTCGACCGCTACGCCGGTGACGCGGTGGCCGCTCCGCTGGCCGACTACGCCTCGCGGTGGGCGCGGCTGCGCCAGGTCGAGGCGACGCTCGAGGAGCTGGTCACCCGTCGGCGCGAGCGGGAGCAGGAGGCAGAGCTGCTGCGGCTGGGGCTCGAGCGCATCGAGCAGGTCGACCCGAAGCCGGGCGAGGACCTCGCGCTGCGCGAGGAGGACGAGCGGCTCGGCAACGCCGACGAGCTCCGCATCTCGGCGGCCACCGCCCACGCGGCGCTGCTGGGCGACCCCGACGCCCAGGGCGGTCCCGACGCAGTGGCGCTCGTCGACGCCGCCCGCCGCGCGCTCGAGGCGGCTCGCGCGCACGACCCGGCCCTCGGCGCCCTCGCCGACCGGCTGGCCGAGAGCACCTACCTGCTCAGCGACCTCGCCGCCGACCTCGCCGCCTACCAGTCCGGCGTCGACGCCGACCCCCGCCGGCTCGCCGCCGTGCAGGAGCGCCGGGCGGTCCTCTCCGGGCTCACCCGCGTCTACGGCGCCACGGTCGACGAGGTCCTCGAGTGGTCGCGGCGCGCCGCCGCGCGGCTCGACCGGCTCGAGGGCGCCGACGACGAGGTCCAGGCGCTGCAGTCGGAGCGCACGCGGCTGCGGCACGAGCTCGGCGCGCTCGCGGGACGGTTGTCGCGGGCCCGCACCGAGGCCGCCGACCGCCTGGCCACGGCCATCACCGAAGAGCTCGGGGCCCTGGCGATGCCGCGCGCGCAGGTGCAGGTCGCGGTCCGCCAGCACGACGATGCCGAGGGGCTCGAGGTCGAGGGCCGCACCCTGGCAGCGAGCGCGAGCGGCGTCGACGAGGTGGAGCTGCTGCTCGAGGCGAACCCCGGCGCGGCGGCGCGCCCGCTCGGCAAGGGCGCCTCCGGCGGCGAGCTCTCCCGCGTCATGCTGGCGCTGGAGGTGGCGCTGGCAGGCGCCGACCCCGTACCCACGTTCGTCTTCGACGAGGTCGACGCGGGTGTCGGCGGCAAGGCGGCCGTCGAGATCGGGCGCCGGCTCGCCGCGCTGTCGCGCACCGCGCAGGTGCTCGTCGTCACCCACCTGCCGCAGGTCGCCGCCCACGCCGACCGCCACTTGGTGGTCGTCAAGGACGACGACGGCAGCGTCACGCGCTCGGGGGTGACCACTCTCGACGAGGAGGGCCGGGTGGGCGAGCTGGCGCGCATGCTCGCCGGCCAGGAGGAGTCGGAGACCGCGCGGGCCCACGCCGTCGAGCTGCTCGGTTCGGCGCGCTCGCCCGCCCCGGCCCGGCGCCGGCGCTGA
- the steA gene encoding putative cytokinetic ring protein SteA — translation MRIAHPRARRSVREPVEPGLTAPCRVDRRTKNLTKRIKPGEIAVIDHLDLDRVSAEALVAKRVGAVVNASPSSSGRYPNLGPDIVLAAGIPLVDACGPDVMAIPDGSTVRLDEGALVVDGRVVAKGSVQTPQTVAATMEQARAGLAEQLEAFAGNTMDYLRRERELLLDGVGVPEVRTVLEGRHVLLVVRGYHYKDDLKALRPYIREYRPVLIGVDGGADALLESGYLPDMVVGDMDSVSDRALASGAELVVHAYRDGRAPGLERLEALGLPAVVFPATGTSEDVAMLLADDKGASLIVAVGTHATLVEFLDKGRSGMASTFLTRLRVGGKLVDAKGVSRLYRSRISTLQVALLVAAGLLALAVAMSATAAGQVFFIYLQDRWADLWFRLGGLFS, via the coding sequence ATGAGGATCGCCCACCCCCGTGCCCGCAGGTCGGTCCGTGAGCCCGTCGAGCCCGGGCTCACGGCGCCGTGCCGCGTCGACCGCCGGACCAAGAACCTCACCAAGCGCATCAAGCCCGGCGAGATCGCCGTCATCGACCACCTCGACCTCGACCGGGTGAGCGCGGAAGCCCTGGTCGCCAAGCGCGTGGGTGCGGTCGTCAACGCCTCGCCCAGCAGCAGCGGGCGCTACCCGAACCTCGGTCCCGACATCGTGCTGGCCGCCGGCATCCCGCTGGTCGACGCGTGCGGGCCCGACGTCATGGCGATCCCTGACGGCAGCACCGTGCGCCTCGACGAGGGCGCGCTGGTCGTCGACGGCCGCGTGGTGGCCAAGGGCAGCGTGCAGACCCCGCAGACGGTCGCGGCGACGATGGAGCAGGCGCGCGCCGGGCTGGCCGAGCAGCTCGAGGCCTTCGCCGGCAACACCATGGACTACCTCCGGCGCGAGCGCGAGCTGCTGCTCGACGGCGTCGGCGTGCCCGAGGTCCGCACGGTCCTCGAAGGGCGCCACGTACTGCTCGTCGTGCGCGGCTACCACTACAAGGACGACCTGAAGGCGCTGCGGCCCTACATCCGCGAGTACCGCCCGGTGCTCATCGGCGTCGACGGCGGCGCCGACGCGCTGCTCGAGTCGGGCTACCTGCCCGACATGGTCGTCGGCGACATGGACAGCGTCTCGGACCGCGCGCTCGCGAGCGGCGCCGAGCTGGTCGTCCACGCCTACCGCGACGGCCGTGCCCCCGGGCTCGAGCGGCTCGAGGCGCTCGGCCTGCCTGCGGTGGTCTTCCCCGCCACCGGCACCAGCGAGGACGTCGCCATGCTGCTGGCCGACGACAAGGGCGCTTCGCTGATCGTGGCGGTAGGCACCCACGCGACCCTGGTCGAGTTCCTCGACAAGGGCCGCTCGGGCATGGCGAGCACGTTCCTGACCCGGCTGCGCGTCGGCGGCAAGCTGGTCGACGCCAAGGGCGTGAGCCGCCTCTACCGCAGTCGCATCTCGACCCTGCAGGTCGCGCTGCTCGTTGCCGCCGGCCTGCTGGCCCTGGCCGTGGCCATGTCGGCGACCGCCGCCGGCCAGGTCTTCTTCATCTACCTGCAGGACCGGTGGGCCGACCTGTGGTTCCGGCTCGGAGGGCTGTTCTCCTAG
- a CDS encoding copper transporter, with protein sequence MIDFRYHLVSIISIFIALAVGIVLGAGPLDKPIDRTVRQQAIDASNASKALRSQNDELTSRLDDADAVLTSVVPAVVGGRLDGRDISIVALPGTPGSELKQARDAILAAGAVFSGSVSLTSDWVSTDRAADLDAVLAAHPQPGVTVPQGSDALPERAATELAHALVTTLSASVGSPDAESETLLKALRDKSFLRIDEQPWARSALVVVLAPTPDKPVSDADPATVSEATRQRTALVEVPRRISQLSSGTVVAGQTGSAGTNGMVAEVRSGGLRTSVSTVDDLDTPAGRLALPLAVLAESTDETGHYGTGQGADSQLPDIAGITAS encoded by the coding sequence ATGATCGACTTCCGCTACCACCTGGTGTCGATCATCTCGATCTTCATCGCCCTTGCCGTCGGCATCGTGCTCGGCGCCGGGCCGCTCGACAAGCCGATCGACCGCACCGTGCGCCAGCAGGCCATCGACGCCTCCAACGCGAGCAAGGCGCTGCGCAGCCAGAACGACGAGCTCACCAGCCGCCTCGACGACGCCGACGCGGTCCTCACCTCCGTGGTGCCCGCGGTGGTGGGCGGCCGGCTCGACGGCCGTGACATCAGCATCGTCGCGCTGCCGGGCACGCCGGGCTCCGAGCTCAAGCAGGCGCGCGACGCGATCCTCGCGGCCGGCGCGGTCTTCTCCGGCTCGGTGTCGCTCACCAGCGACTGGGTGTCCACCGACCGCGCCGCCGACCTCGACGCCGTGCTGGCCGCCCACCCGCAGCCCGGGGTGACCGTGCCGCAGGGCTCCGACGCGCTGCCGGAGCGGGCCGCGACCGAGCTCGCGCACGCCCTCGTCACGACGCTCTCGGCGTCGGTCGGCAGCCCCGACGCCGAGAGCGAGACGCTGCTGAAGGCGCTGCGCGACAAGAGCTTCCTGCGCATCGACGAGCAGCCGTGGGCCCGCAGCGCGCTCGTCGTCGTGCTGGCACCGACCCCTGACAAGCCGGTCAGCGACGCCGACCCGGCCACCGTCTCGGAGGCGACGCGGCAGCGCACCGCGCTGGTCGAGGTGCCCCGCCGCATCTCGCAGCTGAGCTCGGGCACGGTCGTCGCCGGTCAGACCGGCAGTGCCGGCACCAACGGCATGGTCGCTGAGGTACGCAGTGGTGGCCTCCGCACGTCGGTGTCGACCGTCGACGACCTCGACACGCCCGCCGGCCGGCTCGCGCTGCCGCTCGCCGTGCTCGCCGAGAGCACCGACGAGACGGGCCACTACGGCACCGGCCAGGGCGCCGACTCGCAGCTGCCGGACATCGCCGGCATCACCGCCTCGTGA
- the murJ gene encoding murein biosynthesis integral membrane protein MurJ, protein MTATRSRVGDGVAGAALLVAAVTVLSRAAGFGRTLGFSYGVGKTCLGSAYTTANTVPNVLFEVVAGGALAGVVVPLLARAFRDGDRAHVDDVCSALVTWTLAVLVPLAAVAALAGPVVAKALAGSGGGSAGCTAGVLSDAVARMVLVFAPQIPLYGLAVVSAGILQSQQRFFAAAFAPLVSSVVVVSAYVWFGALFDARSWPRADLPGKTEAVLTVGTTAGVLALALTTLVPMLASGVRLRPTFRFPPGVAVRARSLALAGLAALLAQQLLTVVVVVVANARLRDGGLVVYTFAWTLYLLPYAVLAVPLATSAFPALARHAEHDERDAYAAVAARTTRAVVLAAALGAGLLAGTARPLSQLLDAPGDAPAVLVSRALVTFAPGLLGYALVAHLGRALYALHAGRAAATATVAGWLTAAVLDVVLGTTLPSGWVVAGFGAANSVGMTVAGVLLLRALRARAGSASTSSLGPTLTTGLAAALTCACAAGALSALLAPQGRLTGLLAGLVAAGGGAAAYGACAALLDRAGLRELARGLRAR, encoded by the coding sequence GTGACGGCCACGCGGTCGCGCGTGGGCGACGGCGTGGCTGGAGCGGCCCTGCTGGTCGCCGCGGTGACCGTGCTCAGCCGGGCGGCCGGTTTCGGCAGGACGCTCGGCTTCTCCTACGGCGTCGGCAAGACCTGCCTCGGCAGCGCCTACACGACAGCCAACACCGTGCCGAACGTGCTGTTCGAAGTCGTGGCGGGAGGCGCGCTCGCCGGCGTCGTCGTGCCCCTGCTCGCGCGCGCGTTCCGCGACGGCGACCGGGCGCACGTCGACGACGTGTGCTCCGCGCTGGTCACCTGGACGCTCGCCGTGCTCGTCCCGCTCGCCGCGGTCGCGGCACTCGCCGGGCCCGTCGTCGCGAAGGCGCTGGCGGGCTCCGGAGGAGGGTCCGCGGGGTGCACCGCCGGCGTCCTCTCCGACGCGGTCGCCCGCATGGTCCTGGTCTTCGCGCCGCAGATCCCGCTCTACGGCCTGGCCGTGGTCAGCGCGGGGATCCTCCAGTCGCAGCAGCGGTTCTTCGCCGCCGCCTTCGCCCCGCTGGTGTCGAGCGTCGTGGTGGTGAGCGCCTACGTGTGGTTCGGCGCGCTGTTCGACGCGCGGTCGTGGCCGCGCGCCGACCTGCCCGGCAAGACCGAGGCCGTGCTCACCGTCGGCACCACCGCCGGCGTGCTGGCCCTGGCGCTGACGACCCTGGTCCCGATGCTGGCCTCCGGCGTCCGCCTGCGGCCCACCTTCCGGTTCCCGCCCGGGGTGGCCGTGCGTGCCCGGTCGCTGGCGCTCGCCGGCCTGGCCGCCCTGCTCGCCCAGCAGCTGCTGACCGTCGTGGTCGTGGTCGTGGCCAACGCCCGCCTGCGCGACGGCGGCCTGGTCGTCTACACCTTCGCGTGGACGCTCTACCTGCTGCCCTACGCCGTGCTCGCGGTGCCGTTGGCCACGAGTGCGTTCCCCGCCCTGGCCCGGCACGCCGAGCACGACGAGCGCGACGCCTACGCAGCGGTGGCCGCGCGCACGACCCGCGCGGTCGTGCTGGCCGCGGCCCTGGGCGCAGGGCTGCTCGCCGGCACCGCCCGGCCGCTGTCCCAGCTGCTCGACGCGCCCGGTGACGCCCCCGCCGTGCTCGTCTCGCGGGCGCTGGTGACCTTCGCGCCGGGGCTGCTGGGCTACGCGCTGGTCGCCCACCTGGGCCGCGCGCTCTACGCGCTGCACGCCGGCCGGGCGGCGGCGACCGCGACCGTCGCCGGCTGGCTGACCGCCGCGGTGCTCGACGTCGTGCTCGGCACGACGCTGCCGAGCGGCTGGGTCGTCGCGGGCTTCGGCGCCGCCAACAGCGTCGGGATGACGGTCGCGGGCGTGCTGCTCCTGCGCGCCCTGCGCGCGCGGGCCGGCAGCGCGAGCACCAGCTCGCTGGGGCCGACGCTGACCACCGGGCTGGCCGCGGCGCTGACGTGCGCCTGCGCGGCGGGGGCGCTGAGCGCGCTGCTGGCCCCGCAGGGCCGCCTCACCGGCCTGCTCGCCGGGCTGGTCGCAGCGGGCGGGGGAGCAGCCGCGTACGGTGCCTGCGCCGCCCTGCTCGACCGCGCAGGGCTCCGCGAGCTGGCAAGGGGGTTGCGAGCGAGGTGA
- a CDS encoding glycosyltransferase family 4 protein, with protein MSEDRALDVRLVLGTSAGGVGSHVRSLVRGLAGEGDTVRVLGPESTERRFAFSLEGAAFDPVEIGPSPRPLEDARTVRRLRRLLEGADVVHAHGLRAGMLAGLALRDSTPLVVTWHNAVLARGPRGALIGRMERYVAGRAAVTLAVSPDLVERVRELGGGDVRLAEVVAAPMPSALRTRAEVRAELGAGAAPLILAVGRLAPQKAYPVLLAAARLWRDRPGRPLTVVAGDGPLRAQLQRRISQDGLAVRLLGQRDDVPDLLAAADVVVLSSQWEGRPLVVEEALRAGTPLVATSVGGVPAMVGDAALLVPPDDPSALAAAVTRVLDDPELADRLRRDGALRAAGFPTEHDSALAARRVYAQLVGVR; from the coding sequence GTGAGCGAGGACCGCGCGCTCGACGTGCGCCTCGTGCTGGGGACCAGCGCAGGGGGCGTGGGCAGCCACGTCCGGTCGCTGGTGCGCGGCCTGGCGGGCGAGGGCGACACCGTGCGGGTGCTGGGGCCCGAGAGCACCGAGCGCCGCTTCGCGTTCTCGCTCGAGGGCGCCGCGTTCGACCCGGTCGAGATCGGCCCGTCGCCGCGCCCGCTGGAGGACGCCCGCACCGTCCGCCGTCTGCGCCGCCTGCTCGAGGGCGCTGACGTGGTGCACGCCCACGGCCTGCGGGCCGGGATGCTCGCCGGCCTGGCGCTGCGCGACTCGACCCCGCTGGTGGTCACCTGGCACAACGCGGTGCTGGCCCGGGGGCCGCGCGGCGCGCTCATCGGGCGGATGGAGCGCTACGTCGCCGGCCGCGCCGCCGTGACCCTGGCGGTCTCGCCCGACCTGGTCGAGCGGGTGCGCGAGCTCGGCGGGGGCGACGTGCGGCTCGCCGAGGTGGTCGCTGCGCCCATGCCCAGCGCGCTGCGCACGCGCGCCGAGGTGCGGGCCGAGCTGGGCGCCGGAGCCGCCCCGCTGATCCTGGCGGTCGGGCGGCTGGCCCCGCAGAAGGCGTACCCCGTCCTGCTCGCCGCGGCGCGGCTCTGGCGCGACCGCCCCGGCCGGCCGCTGACGGTCGTCGCGGGCGACGGGCCGCTGCGGGCGCAGCTCCAGCGCCGCATCAGCCAGGACGGGCTCGCCGTGCGGCTGCTGGGCCAGCGCGACGACGTGCCCGACCTGCTGGCCGCCGCGGACGTCGTGGTGCTGAGCTCGCAGTGGGAGGGCCGCCCGCTGGTCGTGGAGGAGGCCCTGCGGGCCGGCACGCCGCTGGTGGCGACCTCGGTCGGAGGAGTGCCCGCGATGGTGGGCGACGCGGCGCTGCTCGTGCCGCCGGACGACCCGTCGGCGCTGGCGGCCGCCGTCACGCGCGTGCTCGACGACCCGGAGCTGGCCGACCGGCTGCGCCGGGACGGTGCTCTGCGGGCTGCCGGGTTCCCCACCGAGCACGACTCGGCGCTCGCCGCCCGACGCGTCTACGCACAGCTCGTCGGAGTCCGCTAG
- a CDS encoding CTP synthase yields the protein MAATLSSKSTTPKHIFVTGGVASSLGKGLTASSLGNLLTARGLRVTMQKLDPYLNVDPGTMNPFQHGEVFVTDDGSETDLDVGHYERFLDRSLHGSANVTTGQVYSTVIAKERRGEYLGDTVQVIPHITNEIKDRIIGLGHSADVDVVITEVGGTVGDIESLPFLEAARQVRHDVGRDNVFFLHVSLVPYIGPSGELKTKPTQHSVAALRSIGITPDAIVCRSDRPIPQGVKRKISLMCDVEEEAVVAAIDAPSIYDIPKVLHAEGLDAYVVRRLGLSFRDVDWRSWDELLHRVHEPSRSVTIALVGKYVDLPDAYLSVTEALRAGGFAHDCRVELRWVPADLCETPEGAARELHGVDAVCVPGGFGVRGIEGKLGAIRHAREHRVPLLGLCLGLQCMVIEYARDVAGLEGANSLEFDEETPYPVVSTMADQLDVVAGERDMGGTMRLGLYTAALAEGSVVRETYGAGTIDERHRHRYEVANAFREQLEAAGLRFSGTSPDGRLVEFVELPSEVHPYFVGTQAHPEFRSRPTRPHPLFAGLVGAALDNRQEQLSVELLETVAASEA from the coding sequence TTGGCCGCGACGCTCAGTTCGAAGAGCACGACGCCGAAGCACATCTTCGTCACCGGGGGAGTCGCCTCCTCGCTCGGCAAGGGCCTCACCGCCTCGAGCCTCGGCAACCTGCTCACCGCGCGCGGCCTGCGCGTGACCATGCAGAAGCTGGACCCCTACCTCAACGTCGACCCCGGGACGATGAACCCGTTCCAGCACGGCGAGGTGTTCGTCACCGACGACGGGTCCGAGACCGACCTCGACGTCGGGCACTACGAGCGCTTTCTCGACCGCTCGCTGCACGGCTCGGCCAACGTGACGACCGGACAGGTCTACTCGACCGTCATCGCCAAGGAGCGCCGCGGCGAGTACCTCGGGGACACCGTCCAGGTGATCCCGCACATCACCAACGAGATCAAGGACCGCATCATCGGCCTCGGCCACAGCGCCGACGTCGACGTGGTCATCACCGAGGTGGGCGGCACCGTCGGCGACATCGAGTCGCTGCCCTTCCTCGAGGCGGCGCGCCAGGTGCGCCACGACGTCGGCCGCGACAACGTGTTCTTCCTGCACGTCTCGCTGGTGCCCTACATCGGCCCGTCGGGCGAGCTGAAGACCAAGCCGACCCAGCACTCGGTGGCAGCCCTGCGCAGCATCGGCATCACGCCCGACGCCATCGTCTGCCGCTCCGACCGCCCGATCCCGCAGGGCGTCAAGCGCAAGATCTCGCTGATGTGCGACGTCGAGGAGGAGGCCGTCGTGGCCGCCATCGACGCGCCCTCCATCTACGACATCCCCAAGGTGCTGCACGCCGAGGGGCTCGACGCCTACGTCGTGCGCCGGCTGGGGCTCTCGTTCCGCGACGTCGACTGGCGCTCCTGGGACGAGCTGCTCCACCGGGTCCACGAGCCGAGCCGCTCGGTGACGATCGCGCTGGTCGGCAAGTACGTCGACCTGCCCGACGCCTACCTCTCGGTCACCGAGGCCCTGCGCGCCGGCGGGTTCGCCCACGACTGCAGGGTCGAGCTGCGCTGGGTCCCGGCCGACCTGTGCGAGACGCCCGAGGGCGCGGCCCGAGAGCTGCACGGCGTCGACGCCGTCTGCGTGCCCGGCGGCTTCGGTGTACGCGGCATCGAGGGCAAGCTCGGCGCCATCCGCCACGCGCGCGAGCACCGCGTGCCGCTGCTCGGACTGTGCCTCGGGCTGCAGTGCATGGTGATCGAGTACGCCCGCGACGTCGCCGGGCTCGAGGGCGCCAACTCCCTCGAGTTCGACGAGGAGACGCCCTACCCGGTGGTCTCGACGATGGCCGACCAGCTCGACGTCGTCGCCGGCGAGCGCGACATGGGCGGCACCATGCGGCTCGGGCTCTACACCGCCGCGCTCGCCGAGGGCAGCGTCGTCCGCGAGACCTACGGCGCGGGCACCATCGACGAGCGCCACCGCCACCGCTACGAGGTCGCCAACGCCTTCCGCGAGCAGCTCGAGGCGGCCGGGCTGCGCTTCTCGGGCACCTCGCCCGACGGTCGGCTGGTGGAGTTCGTCGAGCTGCCGAGCGAGGTGCACCCCTACTTCGTCGGCACGCAGGCGCACCCGGAGTTCCGCTCGCGCCCGACCCGGCCGCACCCGCTGTTCGCGGGGCTGGTCGGTGCCGCGCTCGACAACCGCCAGGAGCAGCTCTCGGTGGAGCTGCTCGAGACCGTCGCCGCCTCGGAGGCCTGA
- a CDS encoding NUDIX domain-containing protein, whose amino-acid sequence MGFWTGPVSDEKAAKPVVESERRFEGRIWNVRTDTVDLGGAEPVERDLVEHTGAVGVVALDGDDQVLLLRQYRHAVQAYLWEPPAGLLDVEGEDPLEAAERELWEETGYRARTWHVLVDYYNSPGGSSESFRCYLARDLERVPEGERHEGEDEEVDMPLAWVPLDQAVEAVLAGRIHNPTGVSGVLAASVARAGGWAALRPADAPWEWRIPLGAPGSA is encoded by the coding sequence GTGGGCTTCTGGACCGGGCCGGTGTCCGACGAGAAGGCCGCCAAGCCCGTCGTCGAGTCCGAGCGCCGCTTCGAGGGGCGCATCTGGAACGTGCGCACCGACACGGTCGACCTCGGCGGCGCCGAGCCGGTCGAGCGCGACCTGGTCGAGCACACCGGTGCCGTGGGCGTGGTGGCGCTCGACGGCGACGACCAGGTGCTCCTGCTGCGGCAGTACCGCCACGCCGTGCAGGCCTACCTCTGGGAGCCGCCCGCCGGGCTGCTCGACGTCGAGGGCGAGGACCCGCTCGAGGCGGCGGAGCGCGAGCTCTGGGAGGAGACGGGCTACCGCGCCCGTACCTGGCACGTGCTCGTCGACTACTACAACTCGCCCGGCGGCAGCAGCGAGTCGTTCCGCTGCTACCTCGCCCGCGACCTCGAGCGCGTCCCCGAGGGCGAGCGCCACGAGGGCGAGGACGAGGAGGTCGACATGCCGCTCGCGTGGGTGCCGCTCGACCAGGCCGTCGAGGCGGTGCTCGCGGGCCGCATCCACAACCCCACCGGCGTCAGCGGGGTGCTGGCCGCGTCGGTCGCTCGTGCGGGCGGATGGGCCGCGCTGCGTCCCGCCGACGCGCCGTGGGAGTGGCGCATCCCGCTCGGCGCGCCCGGGTCCGCCTAG
- the xerD gene encoding site-specific tyrosine recombinase XerD, with protein sequence MFEPGLEPEASPSPELQALLRAYLDHLAVERGVAANTLSSYRRDLRRYLAHLAATGRTSLDGVGESDVTGFLGALRAGSARHPALGASSAARAVVAVRGFHRFALREGAVADDVARGVRPPSAPKRLPKAVGVAEVEALLEAAGADGSPRALRDRALLEVLYGCGARISEAVGLDVDDVDLDAGAARLLGKGGKERLVPVGRFAREALAAYLVRGRPALVAHGSGGPAMFVNARGGRLSRQSAWVVLRAAAERAGLDVELSPHTLRHSFATHLLDGGADVRVVQELLGHASVATTQIYTLVTVERLREVYAAAHPRALG encoded by the coding sequence GTGTTCGAGCCGGGCCTCGAGCCCGAGGCGAGCCCGTCGCCCGAGCTGCAGGCGCTGCTGCGCGCCTACCTCGACCACCTCGCCGTCGAGCGCGGCGTCGCGGCCAACACCCTGTCGTCCTACCGGCGCGACCTGCGCCGCTACCTCGCGCACCTGGCGGCGACCGGCCGCACCAGCCTGGACGGCGTGGGGGAGTCCGACGTCACCGGCTTCCTCGGGGCGCTGCGGGCGGGCTCCGCGCGGCACCCGGCGCTCGGCGCGAGCTCCGCGGCCCGCGCAGTCGTGGCGGTGCGCGGCTTCCACCGCTTCGCGCTGCGCGAGGGTGCTGTTGCCGACGACGTGGCCCGCGGCGTACGCCCGCCCTCCGCGCCCAAGCGGCTGCCCAAGGCGGTCGGCGTGGCCGAGGTCGAGGCGCTGCTCGAGGCCGCCGGCGCCGACGGCTCGCCGCGCGCGCTGCGCGACCGGGCGCTGCTGGAGGTCCTGTACGGCTGCGGCGCCCGGATCTCGGAGGCGGTCGGGCTCGACGTCGACGACGTCGACCTCGACGCCGGCGCCGCGCGCCTGCTCGGCAAGGGCGGCAAGGAGCGGCTCGTCCCGGTCGGCCGCTTCGCCCGCGAGGCGCTGGCCGCCTACCTCGTGCGCGGCCGGCCGGCGCTGGTCGCCCACGGGTCGGGCGGTCCGGCGATGTTCGTCAACGCCCGCGGCGGGCGGCTCTCGCGGCAGAGCGCCTGGGTGGTGCTGCGTGCCGCGGCCGAGCGGGCCGGGCTCGACGTCGAGCTCTCGCCCCACACGCTGCGCCACTCCTTCGCGACCCACCTGCTCGACGGCGGTGCCGACGTGCGCGTGGTGCAGGAGCTGCTCGGCCACGCCTCGGTGGCCACGACGCAGA